Genomic segment of Carassius carassius chromosome 19, fCarCar2.1, whole genome shotgun sequence:
attatcttttgtaatgttacagtagtaagttagcagacaaatcatcatattttatcataggtttagggggagctagtgcatacaaaaacacaacctttaggaaaattaatgcctatggtatggcactaaccgtggtttaactatggaatttgtagtaaaattaaatacaagtggtaattcatttgccaaaaaaacaaaattgcacttacaaaacatggtaaaagtcaaataaaaatcttcagtattaaagtcatgagagagatggatggataatggaagtgaaggtgcagttcaggagagaactcttaattacgttgcaagtcccccaacctaaggattcaaatctttttcatgtcaggtccatacacaaaatagggttgtccatgtaacagaatgggttgtgggtgtatgagtgtgagatttcccagcctattttttttcccagtccgcccctcatggaaattaatctctagaacagtcacttcatgagcattttttacttattttgagaaactatcatcatatcatatacaaagagacagcagtgtttcaaaaatacaccaatgtttcaggagtttagtacacaaaataggacacatgcttattagataaccgtatttgagttgatgtatatgcttttatttttttattaactattttgccccaaaccattgttagatgcagttagatgcctgtagttatgcaaagatttggtttcaaaaacagtatctataaactatttcttttgattttaaatctgctttgaacttcagatcaatctctaagtaaaaggcactactaaagtctgattgtgtggtggatgtgttcaaatgtgatcatcttaattcaggtgatgaagaatgatgaaagtctgacagtattgagctctactgtaaggttaaacctgcatggtgtaaaatggttgaagatgattaactgttgcaaattaacattcattagaaatttataaaagtaatcaaaatgtactcaaaagtaattagttacattactttattaaagtaattaaaaaagttacactactattacattttaaatagggtaacttgtaatctgtaacctattacatttccaaagtaaccttcccaacactggtgaacacacacacacactgtgagcacacacccggagcagtgggcagccatttatactgcggcgcccggggagcagttgggggtttgatgccttgctcaagggcacctaagtcgtggtattgaaggtggagagagaactgtacatgcactccccccacccacaattcctgccagcccgggactcgaactcacaaccctttgattgggagtccgactctctaaccattaggcctcgACTTCCCCCAATAGTTTCATGTGTTTCATTCCTAAATGAATCTGTTTTAAACAAAATCTttgaatcaatgattcagtgacttacTCATAAACATTAGTTCCAGAATGAATCTGGGTTTTGAATCAATtgtttaaatgaatgattcagtgaagcATACAGACAGTGGCTGTGTCCAAAGTCACATACTCCCTGAGTACATACTTCTTATAGGCTACTTAACAGCCATTAAAAATATGTTCCATACAGTAAGAATGTAATCTGGATGTACTACATTTGTCATGCTGTCATTGTTGTGAGCTACCAGCTTCAGTCACTTCACAGTAATTCACAAATATTCTCTCGTGGCCTCATGTGATAGTAAACTGTCCCTtggatgcacacttcagaatctagCCAGAAGTAGTTATGTCATCCAGAGACTTTTTGTCTTCTGTTTTATGAATATtgtgaattcagacatactaCTCTCTTCACATGCATTTTTATCACCCACCAAGTATGCGATTTCAGATGCAGCCAGTTGTTTGtgttgttcctgaatgaatcagggTTTTGAATTAATCATTTGAGTGAAAGTTTCAGTGACTTACTCATAAAGAGTCATTcgtcgccacctactggcgtaTCTGAAGTATAAAGCAGAACTACATTctctggttttaaacattaatgtacttttgaaagaaatgaataaaacatgtaTTTACCAGCCACTCTAAGGTTAACGCTGGTAGTTCCTGAGACTTTTGGTGCATTGACAGAGCAGCGATACACACCCTCATCCTCCAGCTTCACATTTCTCAGCAGTAGGGAAGCGTTGCCCATTGATATCACATCTGAGAACAGTTGAGCCCTGTTTTTGAACTTTGTGTTCTGCCCCTGAAGCTGGGCATCTTTGTTTTTGTATTCATAGACCACCCCACTGACAGAGTCTTTCAGCCAAGTAATTGACACATCACTGAATTGCTCTTTGCCACTGTTGCTAAGGAACCTGCAATCCAGGACCACATCCTCAGCGAGGTTCCCCACAGTAGAGGGACTTCTGCTTTCAACAGTACCTTGGGACACTTGGAAACAAACAAGCACACGATACATCAAAAgtccaaatgcatttttaaaacaaaacgtTTTACTAACCTGAAAATGCAATGGCCAGAATGAAAATGATGAGTCCTGAAATTAATACTATGAGAAAAATCATACTGCAAAAGACGAATTTGATGAAAATACAATGCCGACTTTTTATAATTTTCAGCCTGAAATGgtttgaaaaaaagtattttacctGCTAAAGATTATTTGTCCTATTGAAGCCATTCTGGTGACCTGTTCCTACATTTAAGCAGTGTCTCTGATGAAGTGATGTAGCACTCCTCTCAGCATCTCTGTAGAAGGCATAATAAATCAACAGGATGAGCGCTTTCCAATTCCCTTCCGACTAGTTTCAAACTTTACTTCCAGTGAAGGAGATCAGCACCTCCTCCCTGTGTCAATATTACCTCTGAGATGTGAGTCCTGACACTCTTGATAACACACAGCTTGAATGAACCATTTTATCTAATAAATTGGGATTGTGCTCATAACACTAAACACAAatgggtttctttcttctgctgtacacaaaataagatatttttaagaattctggtaaccaaacagttgatggccATTTACTTccttagaaaaaaagtgaaatgcaGTGCATTGGAATGTGAgtcttgatattttattttaaaacttttaaaatgtccaCCTTGAAAAAAGCTGTTCTTGTATTAGACGCAAAAAAAGTtcttaaattaaacaattaaaattatttgCCTTGAAGAAGCCAATACACATTTCTTTCTAAATGTATCTAACTAGAGCTATGTCAAGTTTTGTGGTGTTTGATTAAGGACTTTGTCATTTTGAGTTACTTTTGTGAAATTGGTGTATGATACTGAGAAATTATATACTGTACCAGCTGAAAAACACATGCTGGCACAGTAATTAATGTGTGTgggaaaatatattttgcaattGTGTTCTTGGAGGCAGACATCAGGTGACTTTTGTGTTCTTaacttttaacaaaaatatagagAGGAGCCTGAACCTAGTGTATGCTGGCATATGCAACATGGTTTAGCAAGAGTTCAGGTTATGATAAAATCAATCCTAATGCTTATCAATAGCAGACAGCATTTAAAAAATTTGTGGATATTGTGTCAGTGGATTCAAATAGCATAGTGATATTCTGTGGATCACTGCATCACTGCATAGTATTTATAAAGCTATGAATGCAAAGGACCATGAAGTTATTTGTTTCAAAACAGTATGATCCAGATTTTAAACTGCATCCTAAAGcaccaaaatgttcttttttgggGCGTGGGATGGGGGGTGCGGGGTCTGGGAAAATTACTTGAAAATGTACAATGAAAAATAGATATATTTGAGGATGTActgtaaaaaagattttttttttgtttttatataaaacttaTTGGAGTAGggtttaaaagaatataaaattttttagtctttttacttcaaaatttgacatttaattcaatgtgttatttgCCAATTCTTTGTAACTGATTGTCAAATGTACAAatgatttctgagtgaaaactgctTAAAAGTAAATAACACAATTTTTTCAGTATCACAATATTTATTGCACAAATATCTGTTAATCTACAGGAAATCTGTCCGCAAAGGTTTTTGGAAAGAAGAAGTTAATTTTTGCTGTTTCAATTTAGACAATTTTACTGACTAGTTGTTCTGTTACCAgacaaaacagatattttctgacaGGATCTagagcctcatttataaagcataCGTATGCACAGATTTGATTTTAGAGTGTGCATACGCTTAAATCCACGCTAGTGCTCATATTTGTAAAAACTGTCTTTGACGTGGAAAAGTGCTTAGCGTCATATCAGGGTCTGAGCAGACGTACACACTCCaggtttttgaaaatgtaagtTCTCGCAGCTCGCTGTTCTAAATTAAAGTATTTGTACGGTGACTGGTGATCTTTTATatgtaaattacattaattagaaGTTGTTTACAAGGCAGAGAGCTGAAACCATCCAGTTGCATGCAAGCTCAAGATCATTCATAGATTTCACATATGAAAGAGAGGGGTACATGCGTTTTCTGTGCGTACGTTCATTTTCTTAATCAAATGTACATATTTGAAAGATGAATCCCAAGATCAAATTTAGAATGGTTTCTGCACAATATTTTCTAATTGAGGCCCCAGCTGTCTGGGGCTGGATCTAATATTTCCAACAAAATCTAAGTCATGGATCCAAATTCTAACAAGATCTAACAAAAGATAACTAAAACTCaagctaaaatgaaaataataaaaaacattactttaaataattgaaataaagtatataataaaataaaaaactgaatttattttccaaatcaaCGTTTCACATTTTCAATTACTTTAACTTGATATACTGAAACAGCtgtataatgaataaaaacagtgatTACTTGGTTTGTGATTATACAATTATGcggtttcattaaaataaagtaaacttgacaaaaatttatttattgaacTGTACTTGTTAAGATCCTTGTCAATTTTAATCAGTTATCAAGCTGGCCTGTCAACTAGTTAGTTTTGCATTATTTACTTGAAAATACTTGAttgacattttgcaattttaagtGTGACTAAAAGAGTCCAAATATATTTTTGAGGCACTTTAAGGCCATTTCTGCAATATTAAGCTAACACCAAGTGAAGCAACAGCTGTCAATGAAAAGGAATGTTTTTGTCTAGTTTCTACATGACTGATACATCCATACGCCTCTCCAGAACAGGTTTGAGTGGGGAATATGGGTGTGGAGGATCACAGCCCAGTAGTTGACGAGTAGATGATTCCCAATCCTGGCCGATCTCCAGCCTGCTGCACACACACGGATACTGTCTGTCTGTCCGACAGGCCCAGTCCACGGCCCTCTTCACTGCCTCCCAGTACATCGGTCTGAATGAAGACGAGCAGAAAGTCATGGATCCAAAGATACAAGAGTCAATCACTACACTGCATGAGGACGTGTGCTGGTACCTGGGCTCCTGGGACTCTTTTAGACGGAGGAGAGACTCGAGCAGCCGTCCCACTTCCAGCTTCTTCACCCGGATCAGCTGCAATACCAGCAGAGACGCTACCAGCCTCAGAATTTCAGCATGAGCCTTTACACCTGACACACAAAACATGTGACTGATTTACTGATTCGGACTCACAAACGATCTGAAAAATAGAGATCTGATTATTTTAAGCTATATTCAGATTTAGCCTGATGCATTTTGCACTTTACACTGAAAAGCACTTTCTCATTCTAGCAAGGTCTACTATGATTGGCACACAAGTGTTTCTCTCTGGAAACAGTTGTGTTCACAAGGTACATGTGGCACCTAAATGGCACATATGAACAGCTGTCTAAATGGGCAGTTCTTGCTGAGAATAAGCTGCAATATGGCCCAGACCAGCAACAGGAATCTAAGAAATCTTCTTACCAAAAGAACGGATGCCTTTCTCCTGAAGGAAGACATTTGCCAAAAAGTCCACGTCCAGGTTGAGGAACCTGCTCAGCCTGTCAGTACACTCCCAGTATCCATCCTATATCCAAATACATTGCATATGTTCATATTCCCCCACAcattcacatactgtatataatctAGTGTATTAAATCATGTGTAAACACCTCATGCTGAAGTTCAAACAGCTCATTCCAGGCCACTGGTCTGCTTATCGGTTTTCCCAGGAGCGAAAGACTGAAATTTTCTCTAAGCATTTGTTGTTGCCGAGATGCTCCAAAGCTAAAAACTGAGTAACCAGAAAACTGTTTAATAGCAAACTCAGGAACTGTGGGCTGACCAAAGAGAACAGAAGGAACAGGAAGACGTGGAGCCGAGAAGCAAGCTGCACTGTGTGTAGCTTCATTTGAGAAAGGATAGAAAGAGgagacaaaataatataaaaatgagaTTGTTACGGCTGGCTCATATACCGCAACATAAAAGAGGCAAACAACCAAATGctttaacaaaaaacaatttattaacaaatcaagcaaaaccagtattaaacaataaaaaaaaacgacgtctaggggaaaaacacacacgtgtggttactaaataaacaatacctggcactagaaataaatatggaaaaacaaagacacaaaggaaATAAGTGAGAGAAAAACAGACCTCTCACTCCAAGTCACAGGTCTTTATACCTATGGTGAGTTAATTAGGGATGGAATACACCTGTTGCCCAACTAACGTCTGCACTGTGTAGCAGAGCCAGTAGGGGTAAACAGGCAGGCGTAACACCTCCCCCACAAAATGTATTCCTCTAAAAAACAGCAGCATTCTCCACGATTTATCCCACTCCACTTGGTTCCTAATTCCTGCTTCCTGGGCCCTAGGAAACAGGATAGAAGGAGAAGAGAGAAAGGGAAAAAGGAGAAACAACAAAAGATATATCCTCATGCGCGAGATAGGGCATCAGCGATGACATTTTCACTGCCCCGGATCTGTTTAATGTACAGGGAAAATGGTTGTAAGAAGAGACTCCACCGCATTAACCTCTGATTACGATCCTTCATTCGGTGTAAAAACACCAGAGGATTATGGTCAGTATAAACCACGATTGGACTTGCAGACGATCCCAGATAGATTTCAAAATGTTGGATGGCCAAAACAAGAGCAAGTGTCTCCTTTTCCACAACAGAGTAAACCCGCTGATggacattgaattttttttgaaaaataacagACTGGATGTTCTACTCCATCCTGACTTCTCTGTAGGAGAACAGCTCCAGCTCCAGTATCACTGGCGTCGACAGCTAAACAAAAAGGCTGAGAAAAATCTGGCGCAACGAGCACAGGAGCACTAGCCAACAGTGCTTTGGCTCCCTCAAATGCCTGTTGGGTAATAGTGGTCCAATTAAAGGATACTTTCGTACTTATAAGATCGGTCAAGGGTGCTACAATAGAGGCAAAGTTTGGGCAAAACCCACGATAATATCCGGCCATTCCTAGAAACCTACGCAATTCTTTGCGATTTGTAGGCACTGGAAAAGCACAGATGGACTCAATCTTGGCTTCAATGGGGCGAACATGTCCATTTCCTACTATTTTACCTAAATAGGTAACAGTAGCTTTTCCAAATTCGCATTTTGCCAAATTTAAAGTTAAACAAGCCTCAGTCAAACGAACAAATAACTCCCTTATTTGGACTAGGTGATCTGACCAAGATGAACTATACAAAACCACATCGTCCAAATAAGCATCACAGTCAGATAAACCAGACAACACCTTATTTATCCCAAATGGCATAACACGGTACTGGAGAAAGTCGTCAGGTGTCACAAATGCAGACAGTTCCTTTGCTCTAACAGTCAGTGGAACCTGCCAGTACCCTTTTAAAAGGTCAAATTTGCTCACAAACTTCGCAGACCCCACTCTATCCACACAATCATCTATTCGGGGTAAAGGATAACAGTCAGGCTTAGTGATAGAATTAAGCTTGCGATAGTCTGTACAAAATCTGTAGGATCCATCTGGCTTATTTACAAGGAGACAAGGTGAACTCCAAGCACTAAAGCTGGACTCAGCCAAATTATGATCTAATAAGTAAGTCACCTCCTTTTTCAACAAGTCCCGTTTCCTAGGGTTTACCCTATACGCATGCTGCTTAATTGGTAAAGCAGAACCCACATCAATGTCATGTTCAATCACTGTAGTGCAAGTAGGCACATCAGAAAATAAGTGAGGAAAGGACTCCACTAATTGAAGAATGTCGTTTTTCTCAGAGGGAGATAGATGGGGTAAATGATGGGCCAATTTTGAATACATCTCAGAGTTATTCAATCGTCCTTCGACAACTCCTCGAGAAGGAAAATTAACGCAATCATCCCCCATACAATTCAAGGAGGAACTCTCTGAAAAAGAAGTTCCCTCCCCACTCAAATGTGAAGAATCATCTGACACAGTGGTTACTAACCCCACAAAAGATGCAGGAGGAAAATAAGGCTTCAAAAGATTTATGTGGCAAACCTGTACTCCCTTGCGTCGTTCTGGGGTTTTCAAAAGATAATTCTGTCCAGAAAGGCATTTGAGGACTGGATAAGGACCCGCAAAACGGGCTTGAAAAGGATTACTTACAAGTGGCAACAAAGCTAGTACTTGGTCTCCAACCTGAAATTTCCGAGCCACTGCTTGTTTGTTAAACAACCTCTCCATCTTACTCTGTGACTTTCCCAGTTTCCTCTGAGCAATTGCTCGAGCCTCATGCAGCCGATATCGAAAACCACTCACAAAGTCCAAAACATTTTGGGAGGGTTCAGAAGGAATCCAGTTATCAGCTAAAACCGCAGTAGGACCACGAACTTCATGACCAAATACCAGATCATTTGGACTAAATCCAATGCTCTCCTGAGTAACCTCTCTAACTCCCATAAGCAGCCAAGGCAGCCCATCCTCCCAATCGGAACCAAGCTCTACACAGTATGACCGTAGCAATGACTTCAGGGTCTGATGAAATCTTTCGAGGGCCCCTTGACTCTGAGGGTGATATGCACTGGAAATATTATGACTGATTTTCAATTGTCGCAAAGCCTTAGCAAACTGACGGCTCATAAAATTTGAGCCTTGGTCAGACTGGATAACTCTAGGAATGCCAAATGTTGACATGAAAGAGGTTAAAGCTTTTAGAATTGATTTTGTAGTAATGGACCTGACAGGATATGCAGCTGGATACCGGGTAGATAAACACATAACTGTGAGTAGATACCAATGACCAGTCTTGGATCTAGGTAAAGGACCTACGCAATCAACCAGCAAATACTCAAATGGTTTTGATATAGCTGGAATAGGTTGGAGAGGAGCCACAGGGATTTTCTGGTTTGGCTTACCAGTGAGTTGGCACACATGACAAGTTCTAATAAACTTTGCCACGTCTCTTTTTAAACCAGGCCAGAAAAACTTGCGTTGCAATCGATCATATGTTTTCCTCACTCCCATATGTCCAGCCACTCCATCATGTGCTAACCCGATCACAGACTGCCTAAATTTAAGAGGAACTACCACTTGAACATAAACCTTAGTAATGGGTTCAGATTCACTGACCCACCGTCTAAGCAACATTTCATCTTTCAGGAAGTAGCAAGAGGGTAGCTGAGTCTCAATATCCCCCTCGATACAAACCATTGAGAACAAAGGTTTAAGAGTTACATCAGCTAACTGTTCTTCAATCAAGTCCTCTctagagacatgaaaaacagaggaTAAAAGATCCTCTGATACTGCTTTCTCCCGAGAGACAGGCTCCTCAGAAAAGAAATCAGATGAATCAGAAATGTTATCTGCCAAAGTCATACCAAGTGGTTCCCCTTCAACTGTCTCACCAACCACCTGT
This window contains:
- the LOC132094741 gene encoding V-set domain-containing T-cell activation inhibitor 1-like, producing MASIGQIIFSSMIFLIVLISGLIIFILAIAFSVSQGTVESRSPSTVGNLAEDVVLDCRFLSNSGKEQFSDVSITWLKDSVSGVVYEYKNKDAQLQGQNTKFKNRAQLFSDVISMGNASLLLRNVKLEDEGVYRCSVNAPKVSGTTSVNLRVAAFSAPTFTQRNDGSLFAQAHKWFPQPEVSWLSQSGQLLNSSTQFLNNTAGIMRVASVLEDPVKEDDTYTCLIQNSLVKAISEATITANSVTERTYFIFSAASTKVPSLQILLTVILMLSAIQ
- the LOC132095663 gene encoding protein mono-ADP-ribosyltransferase PARP4-like, with translation MLRENFSLSLLGKPISRPVAWNELFELQHEDGYWECTDRLSRFLNLDVDFLANVFLQEKGIRSFGVKAHAEILRLVASLLVLQLIRVKKLEVGRLLESLLRLKESQEPRPMYWEAVKRAVDWACRTDRQYPCVCSRLEIGQDWESSTRQLLGCDPPHPYSPLKPVLERRMDVSVM